The nucleotide window AACGAGCCGATTCGCGAATGGCCGTTCAATGACCCCGGATACACGGTGTTCCCGGTGCTGAATCTTGCGGTTGGTGGTTCCGGTGGTGGCGACCCCGGGGCGGGTTCGTACCCGCAGGAGATGCTCGTCGACTGGGTGCGCGTCTTCTAGGGGCGATTCCCACAGCGGGAAGCGTTTTTCCGACGGAGAGACGGTGTTGTGCAGGTCCTGCTCTCCGGACTGTGCGGCGCTGCTTCCGGATCGCCGCCTGCGCCGCGCGGGTCTGACGGCTTGCCCCGGGAGGCAGCATGGAGTTCTTGGTCGACATGACCACCCACGTTCCCGATGGCACAGCAAACGACGACATCGACAAAGTCCGTGCCCGCGAGGCCGCGCACTCCCGGGAGCTAGCAACCCAGGGATATCTGCTTCGCCTGTGGCGTCCGCCCCTGCGGCCGGGTGAATGGCGAACTCTCGGGCTTTTTGCGGCCGATGACAGTGCCCGGCTGCGGCGGGTGCTGGAGTCGATGCCGTTGCGGGGCTGGCGTACTGACGAGATCACGGCGTTGGGCCCGCACCCCAACGACCCGGCGGGCGCGGGCGTCATCCCCCGACCCGGCAAGGGACCCGAGTTCCTGATCACCATGACCGTTACCGTGCCGGCAGGTACCTCGGAGCGCGCACTCGACGACGCCAACACGCGGGAGGCCCACCGTGCGCGACAGCTGGCTGAAGCTGGACACCTGGTGCGGCTTTGGGTGTTACCGGACGGACCGGACGCCCGCACCTTGGGCCTATGGCGAGCCCGTGATCCTGGCGAGCTGATGGCGATCCTGGA belongs to Mycobacterium basiliense and includes:
- a CDS encoding muconolactone Delta-isomerase family protein, with the protein product MEFLVDMTTHVPDGTANDDIDKVRAREAAHSRELATQGYLLRLWRPPLRPGEWRTLGLFAADDSARLRRVLESMPLRGWRTDEITALGPHPNDPAGAGVIPRPGKGPEFLITMTVTVPAGTSERALDDANTREAHRARQLAEAGHLVRLWVLPDGPDARTLGLWRARDPGELMAILESLPLSGWMTIETTLLSPHPNDPIRLH